The Amyelois transitella isolate CPQ chromosome 20, ilAmyTran1.1, whole genome shotgun sequence genome has a segment encoding these proteins:
- the LOC106139933 gene encoding uncharacterized protein LOC106139933 — protein MGKRKRSKSKEYDHLLKKMKKLEEKIRERRSISSSSSNTDQVLNTYSEEVDNTSIVLSPIIPDEISIQATEQVVENTEPELDPEILQLLGSDPTKQTNFGENLHKDIMPRWKHILINGLDKDTKADILKSHLPPENCPHLKAPKLNAEIKAALNEINCKKESFNENKQNQLASCLAALGKALNIALVGNYTEIIKPLSDAGRLLCDLHFRESQSRRYSIINTLNKDIRETVKNTKIDDYLFGSDLGEQLKTAKAISKSSSELRIPKPQLKPTPQRGALNSRGARGAASTTRPTQRRPSAGAARERDRDRGHRAATSSARNTSQRGRARRY, from the exons ATGGGTAAACGTAAAAGATCAAAGTCAAAGGAATATGATCATCTACtgaaaaagatgaaaaaacTTGAGGAAAAAATACGGGAAAGACGATCAATATCATCGTCCTCATCAAATACTGATcaagttttaaatacatactcaGAAGAGGTGGACAATACAAGTATAGTCTTATCACCGATAATTCCAG ATGAAATCAGCATCCAAGCCACGGAACAAGTTGTGGAAAATACTGAACCTGAATTGGATCCAGAAATTTTGCAACTACTAGGCTCTGACCCCACAAAACAAACTAATTTTGGCGAAAATCTACATAAAGATATAATGCCTAGGTGGAAGCATATTCTCATCAATGGCCTGGACAAAGATACAAAAGCCGATATTTTGAAAAGTCACTTACCGCCTGAAAACTGCCCGCATTTAAAAGCGCCCAAACTAAATGCAGAAATAAAGGCCgctttaaatgaaattaactgcaagaaagaaagttttaatgaaaataagcaAAACCAGCTTGCAAGTTGCTTGGCCGCCCTTGGCAAGGCCCTTAATATTGCCTTAGTTGGTAACTACACGGAGATtattaaaccactcagtgatGCTGGGCGGCTCCTATGTGACTTGCACTTTAGAGAATCACAATCCCGCCgatattctataataaatacattaaataaggATATAAGAGAAactgttaaaaatacaaaaattgatGATTATCTGTTTGGCTCTGACTTGGGTGAACAATTGAAAACAGCAAAAGCTATAAGTAAATCTAGCTCTGAATTAAGAATTCCGAAGCCTCAATTGAAACCTACACCTCAACGGGGCGCTTTAAACTCTCGGGGGGCGCGGGGTGCAGCCTCGACAACGCGTCCGACTCAACGGAGGCCGAGCGCGGGCGCCGCGAGGGAGCGCGACCGCGACCGGGGACACCGTGCGGCCACGAGCTCCGCGAGGAACACCAGCCAGCGCGGGAGAGCCAGGAGATACTAG